The proteins below are encoded in one region of Candidatus Methylomirabilis tolerans:
- the rplA gene encoding 50S ribosomal protein L1, whose translation MAKAGKRYGAAVEAVKQVSSCDLAKAIEVVKSNAGAKFNETMEIAVRLGVDPKHADQMVRGTVVLPHGTGKSVRVLVFIKGEQEKDAREAGADYVGCEDLIEKIQQGWLEFDRAIAAPNVMGLVGRLGKVLGPRGLMPNPKTGTVTFDVGRAVREFKSGKIEYRTEKAGIVHAPFGKASFTANQLHENAMALLEALIRAKPASSKGRYLNGVAISSTMGPGVKVELDTLVGLAKS comes from the coding sequence ATGGCCAAAGCTGGAAAACGGTACGGAGCGGCTGTTGAGGCGGTCAAGCAAGTGAGCTCGTGTGACTTGGCCAAGGCGATCGAGGTGGTGAAATCGAATGCCGGTGCGAAGTTCAATGAGACCATGGAAATTGCTGTCCGCCTGGGGGTCGACCCGAAGCATGCTGATCAAATGGTGAGAGGTACGGTCGTGCTGCCCCATGGAACAGGAAAGAGTGTTCGGGTGCTGGTCTTCATTAAGGGCGAACAAGAGAAAGATGCTCGAGAAGCCGGCGCCGATTATGTGGGCTGTGAGGACCTGATCGAGAAGATCCAGCAGGGGTGGCTTGAATTTGATCGTGCGATCGCCGCCCCGAACGTCATGGGTTTGGTGGGACGTCTCGGAAAGGTTCTCGGACCTCGTGGGTTGATGCCCAACCCCAAGACCGGCACCGTCACCTTTGATGTTGGGAGAGCAGTCAGAGAGTTTAAGAGCGGAAAGATTGAGTATCGCACGGAGAAGGCGGGGATCGTGCATGCGCCTTTCGGTAAGGCGTCCTTTACGGCCAACCAACTCCATGAGAATGCTATGGCGTTACTGGAGGCGTTGATCCGGGCCAAGCCGGCTTCGAGTAAGGGACGATATCTCAATGGAGTCGCTATATCGTCGACAATGGGGCCGGGTGTAAAGGTGGAGCTTGACACCTTGGTGGGGTTGGCAAAGAGCTAG
- the rpoC gene encoding DNA-directed RNA polymerase subunit beta' — MDKFFGFYDEKTIDPTSFKAIRIGLASPEKIRSWSFGEVKKPETINYRTFKPERDGLFCSKIFGPTKDWECNCGKYKGIKHKGVVCDKCGVEVIRSKARRQRLGHIELVSPVVHVWFYKGVPSRIGYLLDISLRDLEKVLYFEAYVVVNPGKTSFSLKQLLTEEQYRLACEEHGDGFKAGIGAGAIRDLLKRLNLRELAEGLHAQMLQETSQQNRKKITKRLRIVEAFIHSGNKPEWMILDAIPVLPPELRPLVPLDGGRFATSDLNDLYRRVINRNNRLRRLIELRAPDIIIRNEKRMLQEAVDALFDNGRRGRALKGQNNRPLKSLSEMLKGKQGRFRQNLLGKRVDYSGRSVIVVGPELKLHQCGLPKKMALELFKPFIFRKLLKDGVVTTIKSAKKLVEKGKSEVWDALEEVIREHPVLLNRAPTLHRLGVQAFEPVLVEGEAIKIHPLVCSAFNADFDGDQMAVHVPLSPEAQIEASVLMLAPHNILSPANGAPIAAPSQDIVLGCYYLTRSRAGEKGEGHVFSGLDEVKAAYDADEVGLMAFVKVRIDGELIETTPGRCIFNEHLPETLRFINQDMNRRELTRLIAQCCYLLGNAETVKLLDNLKDLGFRYATLAGISIGIDDMLIPSTKGELIDEANKEIVKIEREYQDGLITKGERYNKIIDIWTHVTERVSDEMFREIEAEEKGEFNPVFMMADSGARGSRQQIRQLAGMRGLMAKPSGEIIETPITANFREGLTVLQYFISTHGARKGLADTALKTADSGYLTRRLVDVAQDVIVTEVDCGTPNGIWVTPLIEGGEIIQPLRDRILGRVALDDILDPFTGEGLVEANQEIVEVLASKIENAGIDRVKIRSVLTCEARRGICIKCYGRNLATGRLVELGEACGVLAAQSIGEPGTQLTMRTFHIGGTASRAVEQSTLECKGAGIVKFSSLRTVKTAKSDYVVMNRNGVISIIDEKGRKKESYPAVYGAHLKVEDGATVKAGQILMEWDPFTSAILAEHGGRVHFRDVVDGVTIREEVDEVTGLSQRVVVEHGREDLQPRISIKDEHGATVFRCLLPASAHLMVTEGQIVSAGDSVSKIPRETMKTKDITGGLPRVAELFEARRPKDAAVISEIDGRVELGGIVKGMRKLSVRDEHGDAREYLVARRRHINVLEGDEVKAGEPFMDGPINPHDILDVLGEQELQKYLVNEIQEVYRLQGVQINDKHIEVIVRQMLKRVRVEAAGDANFLVGEHVDKAVFLEENQRVMASGGIAATAKSLLLGITKASLSTDSFISAASFQETTKVLTEAAINGARDELRGLKENVIMGRLIPAGTGMRWYRETTISTPEVASPKEALTGAHVAVEGGSDDLDASLDN; from the coding sequence TTGGATAAGTTTTTCGGGTTCTACGACGAAAAGACCATTGATCCTACCAGTTTCAAGGCTATCCGGATTGGACTCGCTTCGCCGGAGAAGATTCGGTCGTGGTCTTTCGGAGAGGTCAAGAAGCCGGAGACCATTAACTATCGGACGTTTAAGCCGGAACGGGATGGACTCTTCTGCTCTAAGATCTTCGGTCCGACAAAGGATTGGGAGTGCAACTGCGGTAAGTATAAGGGTATCAAGCATAAGGGAGTTGTCTGCGACAAGTGCGGTGTTGAGGTGATCAGGAGTAAAGCGCGGCGACAGCGGCTAGGCCACATCGAGCTGGTCTCCCCGGTCGTTCACGTTTGGTTCTACAAAGGTGTACCTAGTCGGATCGGCTATCTGCTCGATATATCCCTCCGAGATCTGGAGAAGGTCCTCTATTTCGAAGCGTATGTGGTGGTGAACCCGGGTAAGACTTCCTTTTCTTTGAAACAGCTCTTGACCGAGGAGCAGTATCGTCTGGCCTGCGAAGAGCACGGAGACGGTTTCAAGGCGGGAATCGGCGCAGGGGCGATTCGTGATCTGTTGAAGCGGTTGAACCTTCGTGAACTGGCGGAAGGTCTCCATGCGCAGATGCTTCAAGAGACCTCTCAGCAGAATCGTAAGAAGATCACCAAACGACTGCGAATCGTAGAGGCCTTCATCCATTCTGGCAATAAGCCGGAATGGATGATCCTGGACGCGATTCCGGTTCTACCGCCTGAGCTTCGGCCGCTGGTTCCCCTTGATGGGGGGCGTTTTGCAACATCGGATCTGAACGATCTCTATCGGCGGGTCATCAATCGTAACAACCGGCTCAGACGTCTTATTGAACTTCGGGCGCCTGACATCATTATCCGAAACGAGAAGCGGATGCTGCAGGAAGCGGTGGATGCTCTATTTGATAACGGCCGTCGTGGCCGCGCGTTGAAGGGACAGAACAATCGCCCCCTGAAGTCTCTTTCTGAAATGCTGAAAGGGAAGCAGGGACGCTTCCGCCAGAACCTGCTCGGAAAAAGGGTGGACTACTCCGGACGCTCGGTGATCGTGGTGGGGCCAGAGTTGAAGTTACACCAGTGCGGCTTACCGAAAAAGATGGCCCTTGAGCTGTTTAAACCCTTTATCTTCAGGAAGCTCCTCAAGGACGGTGTTGTCACCACCATCAAGAGCGCCAAGAAGCTGGTTGAAAAGGGTAAGTCTGAAGTGTGGGACGCCTTAGAGGAGGTAATCCGAGAGCATCCGGTCCTCCTGAACCGAGCTCCGACGCTACATCGGTTGGGTGTGCAGGCCTTTGAACCTGTGCTGGTAGAGGGAGAAGCGATCAAGATCCATCCCTTGGTCTGCTCGGCCTTCAATGCTGACTTTGATGGCGACCAGATGGCCGTCCATGTGCCCCTGTCACCGGAGGCACAGATTGAGGCCTCGGTTCTGATGCTGGCTCCCCACAATATCCTGTCTCCGGCAAATGGTGCGCCTATCGCTGCTCCCAGCCAGGATATCGTACTGGGCTGCTACTATCTGACCAGAAGTAGGGCCGGCGAGAAGGGCGAAGGCCACGTGTTCTCCGGTCTGGACGAGGTCAAGGCGGCCTATGATGCCGATGAGGTAGGACTGATGGCTTTCGTCAAGGTCCGCATCGACGGTGAACTGATCGAGACCACCCCAGGCCGCTGCATCTTCAATGAACATCTGCCGGAGACCCTCCGATTCATCAATCAGGACATGAATCGGCGGGAGTTGACCCGTCTCATCGCGCAGTGCTGCTACCTCCTCGGGAATGCGGAAACAGTGAAGCTCCTGGACAACCTGAAGGATCTTGGGTTCAGGTACGCCACGCTTGCCGGTATCTCGATCGGCATCGACGACATGCTCATCCCATCTACGAAAGGCGAGCTGATCGACGAAGCTAACAAGGAGATCGTCAAGATTGAGCGTGAGTATCAGGATGGCCTGATCACTAAAGGCGAGCGCTACAACAAGATTATTGATATCTGGACCCACGTTACCGAACGCGTGTCGGATGAGATGTTCCGTGAGATCGAAGCGGAAGAGAAAGGAGAATTTAACCCGGTCTTCATGATGGCCGATTCCGGGGCGAGAGGCAGTCGGCAGCAGATCAGACAGCTGGCAGGTATGCGCGGTTTGATGGCTAAGCCTTCCGGAGAGATCATTGAGACCCCTATTACCGCGAACTTCCGGGAGGGGCTTACTGTTCTTCAGTACTTTATCTCTACTCACGGGGCACGAAAGGGTCTAGCGGATACAGCCTTGAAAACGGCCGACTCCGGTTATCTAACGCGCCGGCTGGTGGATGTGGCCCAGGATGTCATTGTGACCGAGGTGGATTGTGGCACGCCTAATGGGATATGGGTCACCCCCCTCATCGAGGGTGGCGAGATTATTCAGCCTCTGCGTGACCGAATCCTCGGACGAGTAGCCTTGGATGATATCCTTGATCCCTTTACGGGGGAGGGATTGGTGGAGGCCAATCAAGAGATCGTAGAGGTATTGGCCAGCAAGATCGAAAATGCCGGTATTGATCGAGTCAAAATTCGCTCTGTCCTTACCTGCGAGGCGCGACGAGGCATCTGCATCAAGTGCTACGGCCGCAACCTTGCCACCGGCAGATTGGTAGAATTGGGAGAGGCATGCGGTGTCTTGGCGGCGCAGTCTATCGGCGAACCTGGGACCCAGTTGACCATGCGGACGTTCCACATCGGGGGTACAGCGAGCCGTGCCGTCGAGCAGAGTACCCTCGAATGTAAGGGGGCGGGGATCGTCAAGTTTTCGAGTCTGCGTACGGTCAAGACCGCCAAGAGCGACTACGTGGTGATGAACCGGAATGGCGTGATCAGCATTATCGATGAGAAGGGCCGAAAGAAAGAGAGCTACCCGGCGGTCTACGGCGCTCACCTGAAAGTGGAGGACGGTGCGACGGTGAAGGCCGGGCAGATATTGATGGAGTGGGACCCCTTTACGAGTGCGATCTTGGCCGAGCATGGTGGAAGAGTGCACTTCCGGGATGTCGTCGATGGGGTGACTATCCGGGAGGAAGTGGATGAGGTTACCGGCCTATCGCAGCGCGTCGTGGTAGAGCATGGCCGAGAGGACTTGCAACCGCGGATCTCAATTAAAGACGAGCATGGCGCGACCGTTTTCCGCTGTCTGCTGCCCGCCAGCGCTCACCTTATGGTGACTGAGGGGCAGATAGTGTCGGCCGGGGATAGCGTGTCGAAGATCCCGCGGGAGACGATGAAGACTAAGGACATCACGGGTGGTCTTCCCAGGGTAGCTGAACTATTCGAGGCGCGCAGGCCAAAGGACGCTGCCGTTATTTCCGAGATCGATGGACGTGTAGAATTGGGCGGAATCGTCAAGGGTATGCGCAAGCTTTCCGTGAGAGACGAACACGGCGACGCAAGAGAATACCTGGTCGCCAGACGCAGACATATCAATGTGTTGGAAGGGGACGAGGTAAAGGCCGGAGAACCCTTCATGGACGGTCCTATTAACCCCCATGACATCCTGGATGTATTGGGTGAACAGGAACTGCAGAAGTATCTGGTCAATGAAATACAAGAGGTCTACCGGCTTCAGGGAGTTCAGATCAATGATAAGCACATTGAAGTAATCGTCAGGCAGATGCTCAAGCGAGTACGGGTCGAGGCGGCCGGCGATGCGAACTTCCTGGTTGGTGAGCACGTTGATAAGGCTGTCTTCCTCGAAGAGAACCAGCGAGTCATGGCCTCAGGCGGGATCGCGGCCACTGCTAAATCCCTTCTCCTGGGGATTACCAAGGCGTCACTTTCCACTGACAGCTTCATCTCCGCCGCCTCGTTTCAGGAAACTACGAAGGTTTTAACGGAGGCGGCCATCAATGGGGCGAGGGATGAATTGCGTGGCCTGAAAGAGAACGTCATCATGGGGCGACTGATTCCGGCCGGCACTGGAATGAGGTGGTATCGAGAGACCACTATTTCTACACCTGAGGTGGCGTCGCCGAAGGAGGCCCTAACGGGGGCACACGTAGCGGTTGAGGGAGGATCTGACGATTTAGATGCGTCGCTTGATAATTAG
- the rplL gene encoding 50S ribosomal protein L7/L12, whose protein sequence is MAKVTVDDVLDSIEQWTVLDLNNLVKGIEEKFGVSAAAMMPVAAVGQGGASAAASPAAEEKTEFSVILASVGEKKIQVIKEVRAITGLGLKEAKDLVEGAPKPVKEGLSKAEAEEIKAKLEATGATAELK, encoded by the coding sequence ATGGCAAAGGTCACAGTTGATGACGTATTGGATTCGATTGAGCAGTGGACTGTTCTGGATCTTAACAACCTTGTAAAGGGAATTGAGGAAAAATTTGGTGTCTCCGCAGCGGCAATGATGCCCGTGGCTGCGGTTGGCCAAGGCGGGGCTTCGGCTGCTGCGTCGCCCGCAGCCGAGGAGAAGACGGAGTTCTCGGTCATCCTCGCTTCTGTAGGGGAAAAGAAGATCCAGGTAATCAAGGAGGTGAGAGCAATCACCGGACTTGGTTTGAAAGAGGCCAAGGATCTTGTCGAGGGCGCTCCAAAGCCGGTGAAGGAAGGACTGTCGAAAGCTGAGGCCGAGGAGATTAAGGCGAAGCTTGAGGCGACAGGCGCGACTGCGGAACTTAAGTAG
- the rpoB gene encoding DNA-directed RNA polymerase subunit beta: MALVKKSVAAERWYFSKIKEVISIPNLIEIQRRSFDQFLQMKVPPHAREEIGLQGAFASIFPIFNYDSSASLDFVKYEFGTPKYGAEESLEKGMTYSVPIKVTLRLMVWDKPTNSEAGSIRDIKEQEVYLGEMPLMTPQGTFIINGTERVVVSQLHRSPGVFFDHDSGKTHPSGKILYSARLIPYRGSWLEFEFDASDVLHVRVDRRRRFLASILLRAIGYGSNEEILNLFYDRDVLRVEKGKDVLLQVGSPGATSFRVSKDIPDPHTRQLILGATKRITKVAQKRLQALKITEVPLYKEDLIGRIAAADIVDTTSGEVIVECAQEITEETLERVFKSGLSGFAVLASMDGRDAFEIRESIIRDSTRSEKDALTEMYRRMRPGDPPNEEATKVFLESIFFNPKRYDLSKVGRLKINRKLGLDVPLEVHALICRRYRPAGMEGRIGQVDDIVEAIRYLLRLKHGETGTAVDDIDHLGNRRVRSAGELLEEQFRVGLARMERAVRERMSTQELETLMPHDLVNAKPVTAALKEFFGSSQLSQFMDQTNPLAELTHKRRLSALGPGGLSRERAGFEVRDVHPTHYGRMCPIETPEGPNVGLIASLSTYARVNDFGFIETPYRKVRSGVVTDEIEYLTADEEEKYTIAQANAELDGRGRFTADRISSRSGGNFVTVPPTNVEYMDVAPKQLVGVSTSLVPFLEHDDANRALMGANMQRQAVPLLRPEAPLVGTGMEYPAAKDSGAVVVAHRGGIVESVTADRIIVRASDGKDEDGGDDSGVDIYALVKFRRSNQNTCITQKPIVSKGERIARGQVIADGPATQNGELALGQNVLVAFMPWGGYNFEDAILISERLVKEDRYTSIHIEEFEIEARETKLGKEEITRDTPNVGEDALKDLDESGIVRIGAEVKPGDILVGKVTPKGETVLTPEERLLRAIFGEKAEDVRDASLYVPPGICGTVVDVKVFSRKGIEKDERAKSIEDEEVSRLRKDFEDEISIIAADRDRKLRSILEGINVSREIRSRHTRKVMVPKGKKLTGEVLDKLSHEDLVDLAGRLDEELGRKASRIGDAADNQVHVLQTLLEERISRATRGDELAPGVFKMVKVYVAMKRKLSVGDKIAGRHGNKGVIAKVLPEEDMPYLPDGTPVEVVLNPLGVPSRMNVGQILETHLGWAAGALGIRVASPVFDGATEKEIKTWLKRAGLPATGKTVLYDGRTGKPFHQEVTVGYIYLMKLAHLVDDKIHARSIGPYSLITQQPLGGKAQFGGQRFGEMEVWALEAYGAAHILQEILTVKSDDVVGRTKMYESIVRGDCTLDPGLPESFNVLVKELQSLGLDVELKKE, encoded by the coding sequence ATGGCCCTTGTGAAGAAAAGCGTGGCGGCTGAGCGCTGGTATTTCAGCAAGATCAAAGAGGTGATCTCGATTCCTAATCTGATCGAGATCCAGCGGCGGTCCTTTGATCAGTTTTTGCAAATGAAGGTACCTCCGCACGCGCGCGAGGAGATTGGCCTTCAGGGGGCCTTCGCAAGTATCTTCCCGATTTTCAATTACGACAGCTCAGCGTCTCTTGACTTTGTCAAGTACGAGTTTGGGACGCCCAAGTATGGCGCAGAGGAGTCCCTCGAGAAGGGGATGACCTATTCCGTTCCGATCAAGGTAACTCTTCGCCTGATGGTCTGGGATAAGCCGACTAACTCCGAGGCCGGCAGTATCAGGGACATTAAAGAGCAAGAGGTCTACCTGGGAGAGATGCCCTTAATGACGCCGCAGGGCACCTTCATTATCAATGGGACGGAGCGAGTGGTGGTCAGCCAGCTCCACCGCTCTCCAGGGGTCTTCTTCGACCATGACAGCGGCAAGACTCACCCGAGCGGCAAGATCCTCTACTCCGCCCGCCTCATCCCGTACCGAGGCTCTTGGTTGGAATTCGAGTTTGATGCGAGTGACGTGCTTCATGTTCGGGTAGACCGAAGACGGAGGTTTCTTGCGTCGATTCTGCTGCGAGCGATCGGCTATGGCAGCAATGAGGAGATACTGAACCTTTTTTATGACCGGGATGTCTTGCGTGTAGAGAAAGGGAAGGATGTCCTGCTTCAAGTGGGTTCTCCCGGTGCAACCAGCTTCCGAGTGAGTAAGGATATCCCCGATCCCCACACCAGACAGCTGATCCTTGGGGCGACAAAGCGCATTACGAAGGTGGCCCAGAAGCGACTACAGGCCCTGAAAATTACGGAGGTGCCCCTCTATAAAGAGGATCTCATCGGCAGAATTGCAGCTGCTGATATTGTGGATACAACGAGCGGCGAAGTGATCGTTGAATGTGCGCAGGAGATTACAGAAGAAACGCTGGAACGGGTCTTCAAGAGCGGACTGAGCGGTTTCGCCGTACTTGCCAGCATGGATGGTCGGGATGCGTTCGAGATTCGGGAAAGCATCATTCGCGACTCGACCCGTTCTGAGAAGGACGCCCTGACCGAGATGTATCGGAGAATGCGACCTGGAGACCCGCCCAATGAAGAGGCGACCAAGGTGTTCCTCGAGTCCATCTTCTTTAATCCAAAGCGCTACGATCTTTCCAAGGTTGGGCGCCTGAAGATCAATCGTAAACTTGGCCTGGATGTGCCGCTGGAGGTTCATGCCCTTATTTGCCGCCGATATCGACCTGCCGGAATGGAGGGACGAATCGGCCAGGTAGATGACATCGTGGAGGCTATCCGATACCTCCTCAGGCTGAAGCACGGGGAAACCGGAACTGCCGTCGATGACATCGACCATCTTGGCAATCGCCGAGTCCGGTCGGCTGGAGAACTCCTGGAAGAACAGTTCCGGGTCGGGTTGGCTCGAATGGAGCGGGCGGTCAGAGAGCGAATGAGTACGCAGGAGCTGGAAACCCTGATGCCGCATGACCTGGTGAACGCGAAGCCGGTGACGGCGGCGCTCAAAGAGTTCTTCGGCAGCTCCCAACTCTCCCAGTTTATGGATCAAACCAACCCGCTGGCTGAATTGACCCACAAGCGGCGGCTGTCAGCCTTGGGTCCTGGAGGGCTATCGCGGGAGCGGGCGGGGTTCGAGGTCCGTGACGTGCACCCGACTCATTACGGTCGTATGTGCCCCATTGAAACACCGGAAGGCCCCAACGTCGGTCTTATCGCCAGTCTGTCCACCTATGCGCGCGTCAACGATTTTGGCTTCATCGAGACACCATATCGTAAGGTCCGGAGTGGGGTTGTCACCGATGAGATCGAGTACCTAACGGCCGACGAGGAGGAAAAGTACACGATCGCACAGGCCAATGCGGAGCTAGACGGACGGGGGCGCTTTACGGCCGATCGAATCTCGTCGCGATCCGGAGGCAACTTTGTTACGGTTCCCCCAACGAATGTTGAGTACATGGATGTCGCCCCGAAGCAACTTGTGGGAGTTTCTACCTCGCTTGTTCCCTTCCTTGAACACGATGATGCCAATCGCGCCCTGATGGGCGCCAACATGCAACGTCAGGCGGTCCCCCTCCTGCGACCGGAGGCTCCCCTGGTTGGAACCGGGATGGAATATCCCGCAGCAAAAGACTCTGGGGCGGTCGTAGTGGCTCATCGTGGAGGGATCGTCGAATCGGTGACCGCTGACCGGATCATTGTCCGCGCTTCTGATGGCAAGGATGAAGACGGTGGGGACGATTCCGGGGTAGACATCTACGCCTTGGTGAAGTTTCGTCGCAGCAATCAAAATACCTGTATTACGCAGAAGCCGATCGTGAGCAAGGGAGAGCGGATTGCCAGGGGGCAGGTAATTGCTGACGGCCCGGCGACCCAGAACGGTGAACTGGCACTCGGGCAGAATGTCCTGGTGGCGTTCATGCCATGGGGTGGGTATAACTTTGAAGACGCAATCCTGATCAGCGAACGGCTGGTTAAGGAGGATCGCTATACCTCTATCCATATCGAGGAATTCGAAATCGAAGCGCGTGAGACCAAGCTGGGGAAGGAGGAGATCACGCGCGATACCCCGAATGTGGGTGAGGATGCGCTCAAAGATCTCGACGAGAGTGGAATCGTCCGGATTGGAGCCGAGGTGAAGCCCGGGGATATCCTGGTGGGGAAGGTTACCCCCAAAGGTGAAACCGTACTCACTCCGGAGGAGCGACTATTGCGGGCCATCTTTGGCGAGAAGGCCGAGGACGTGCGGGATGCCTCACTCTATGTTCCTCCTGGAATTTGCGGCACTGTCGTTGATGTGAAGGTCTTCTCCAGAAAAGGGATCGAAAAGGATGAACGGGCCAAGTCGATCGAGGACGAAGAGGTCAGCCGACTCCGCAAGGACTTCGAAGATGAGATCAGCATTATCGCTGCAGATCGGGATAGAAAGCTGCGATCCATCCTCGAGGGCATAAATGTCAGCAGGGAGATTCGGAGCAGGCACACGCGCAAGGTGATGGTTCCCAAGGGCAAGAAGTTGACCGGCGAGGTCCTGGATAAGCTGTCCCATGAGGACTTGGTGGATCTCGCGGGGCGATTAGACGAGGAGTTAGGTCGGAAGGCGAGCAGGATCGGCGACGCGGCGGATAACCAGGTCCATGTTCTGCAGACGCTCCTGGAAGAGCGAATCAGCAGGGCGACCAGAGGGGATGAACTCGCTCCCGGGGTTTTCAAAATGGTCAAGGTTTACGTGGCCATGAAACGAAAGCTCTCTGTCGGTGATAAGATCGCCGGCCGACATGGGAACAAGGGCGTGATTGCAAAGGTCCTGCCTGAGGAAGATATGCCGTATCTGCCTGACGGGACACCTGTCGAGGTGGTTCTGAATCCACTGGGCGTACCTTCTCGAATGAACGTAGGACAGATCCTGGAAACCCACTTGGGCTGGGCGGCTGGGGCCCTGGGGATACGGGTCGCCTCACCGGTCTTCGATGGAGCAACAGAGAAAGAGATCAAGACCTGGCTTAAGCGAGCCGGTCTCCCCGCTACTGGAAAGACCGTTCTCTATGATGGACGAACCGGAAAGCCGTTCCATCAGGAGGTGACGGTCGGCTATATCTACCTCATGAAGCTGGCCCATCTTGTGGATGATAAGATTCACGCTCGCTCCATTGGCCCCTACTCTTTGATTACTCAACAGCCTCTTGGGGGCAAGGCCCAATTCGGCGGACAGCGATTCGGTGAGATGGAGGTGTGGGCGCTGGAGGCGTACGGAGCCGCCCATATCTTGCAAGAGATCCTGACCGTGAAGTCAGACGATGTAGTGGGACGAACGAAGATGTACGAGTCGATTGTCAGGGGCGACTGTACTCTCGATCCGGGGCTTCCGGAATCCTTTAACGTCCTGGTCAAGGAACTGCAAAGCCTAGGACTGGATGTCGAGCTGAAAAAAGAGTAG
- the rplJ gene encoding 50S ribosomal protein L10 — MKRVEKAAAVDDLKTVLAGATVAMLADPLGLTVSELTELRKTLRHQGATLRVVKNTLARLATTGTELQELKPYLVGPTAIVYGKGDPAASAKLLTSFSKTKPTFQIKAGFAEGRVLTGQDVMALADLPSREVLATRLAGIMQSPLRGLVTVLCGPLRSFLTVLDAVRQQKG; from the coding sequence GTGAAGCGGGTAGAAAAAGCAGCGGCAGTTGATGATCTCAAGACCGTGTTGGCAGGGGCAACGGTCGCTATGTTGGCAGATCCTCTTGGTCTCACCGTAAGCGAATTGACTGAACTGAGAAAAACGCTTCGACACCAAGGGGCGACACTCCGGGTCGTGAAGAATACTCTTGCCAGATTGGCTACCACGGGGACGGAACTTCAGGAGCTGAAGCCTTACCTTGTCGGTCCGACGGCGATTGTTTACGGCAAAGGTGATCCTGCCGCGTCGGCCAAGCTCTTAACCTCTTTCAGCAAGACGAAACCGACCTTCCAAATCAAAGCCGGCTTTGCGGAGGGAAGGGTGCTGACAGGGCAAGATGTGATGGCGCTCGCCGATCTTCCTTCACGTGAGGTGCTTGCGACTCGGCTCGCTGGCATTATGCAATCTCCCCTTCGCGGCCTCGTGACTGTGCTGTGCGGGCCGCTTCGTTCGTTCCTGACGGTCCTGGACGCGGTGAGGCAGCAGAAGGGGTAG
- the rpsL gene encoding 30S ribosomal protein S12, which yields MPTIHQLVRKGRVAAVKKAKTPALQSCPQRRGVCIRVYTTTPKKPNSALRKVTRVRLSNGIEVTTYIPGVGHNLQEHSIVLIRGGRVKDLPGVRYHVIRGALDTAGVQDRKQSRSLYGAKRPKIA from the coding sequence GTGCCTACCATCCATCAGTTAGTTCGTAAGGGTCGAGTTGCAGCCGTCAAGAAGGCCAAGACGCCGGCGCTACAGTCTTGTCCACAGCGACGCGGGGTCTGCATTCGTGTGTATACGACTACTCCGAAGAAGCCGAATTCCGCCCTTCGAAAGGTAACCAGGGTGCGCCTTAGCAATGGAATTGAGGTGACGACGTATATTCCCGGAGTTGGCCACAATCTGCAGGAGCACTCTATCGTCCTCATCAGGGGAGGTCGCGTGAAGGACCTGCCTGGCGTCCGCTATCATGTTATTCGCGGCGCTCTCGATACGGCGGGTGTCCAGGATCGCAAACAGAGTCGATCTCTTTACGGCGCCAAGAGACCAAAGATCGCTTAA
- the rpsG gene encoding 30S ribosomal protein S7, giving the protein MPRRKVTEKREAVADPVYSNRMVAKFINSMMVQGKKSIAESIVYGSMKIIEDRAKTDPLRMFKQAVDNVKPILEVKSRRVGGATYQVPVEVRAERRTSLAFRWIIGFSRKRTEKTMAERLAGELIEAAANRGSSVKKKEDTHKMAEANKAFAHYRW; this is encoded by the coding sequence ATGCCCAGACGTAAAGTAACTGAGAAACGAGAGGCTGTCGCCGATCCTGTCTATAGCAACCGAATGGTTGCGAAGTTTATCAACAGCATGATGGTTCAAGGCAAGAAAAGTATTGCCGAGTCGATTGTCTACGGGTCGATGAAGATCATTGAGGATCGGGCGAAAACAGATCCGTTGCGAATGTTTAAACAGGCTGTGGACAATGTCAAACCGATACTCGAAGTCAAGTCGCGACGGGTAGGTGGCGCGACCTATCAGGTGCCGGTGGAGGTCCGAGCGGAACGCCGCACCTCTCTGGCATTCCGCTGGATCATCGGTTTCTCGAGAAAGCGTACAGAAAAAACGATGGCAGAGCGGTTGGCCGGTGAGTTGATCGAGGCGGCGGCGAACCGAGGAAGCTCGGTGAAGAAGAAGGAGGATACGCACAAGATGGCGGAGGCCAACAAGGCGTTCGCCCATTATCGCTGGTAA